The Malus sylvestris chromosome 3, drMalSylv7.2, whole genome shotgun sequence genomic sequence TGTTGGCATGGGGAGGGTTTTTGGATCATAAGGAGGATCTGAAGAAGGATCCAGGCAAGGAACTGGGTCACATTCGGGCTCTGCTTCTGCTGAGTAGTTTATGTGATTCGCTTTCTTGTCGAATATGTATGACAATTGTGCTAGcatttgtagttttttttttttttttgtatgttgaATTTGTAATGTCAGATTTATTGTTTGTTATGACGGATAAGTTTTTGTACGTTATGtgcaatataaaatattttttatagttttggttAATCGTAGCCTTGATTTATAAATGAAATATAGTTGAAATTATTTTCTTATAGTTTGGTGTATTTGTTAATAACTGAAAATTAAGGGAGAGCggtaatttttattatttttaatatatgtgGGTGGTGTCGCTTTATGGACGACAGTACCTagagtattttatttatttaccttACATAATGTCGGTTTAGACCGACACTAAGtgtgatttttaattatttatttattaggtaatgtcggttttaaccgacataaTGTTCCATGTTAATGTCGCTTTTAGCGACGCTgcagtttattttaattttatattacctGTCTTCTTGGTGGCGGAATAAGGGGGTCTAAGCGACGTCATTACCCTTTTGTGACGGTAGTATTGGTGTCGGTTTCTATATCCAACATTGCACGATTTAATGTCGGATTTTTGCCATATATCCGACATTAACTGGTGTTTCTTGTCAGTTTTAAAGCACCAGTGATGTCCCCTTTTGCAGTAGTGATCGTGCAGTcataaatcattgtaaatttttttaattaaaattgaatataaataggatctaacgaaaactgaccgcacgatgacTGAACGTGATTGGAGAATCcccaagatcctcacaaagaggatccggagaggatctggagaggatcctcattcttttataatagtcctaccaaacaagaattcaaagtttAAGActagaaaattgtttttgagtttaaaaagttgaatttaAGTTAAATATCAAACAGCCCTAAGTTTTTTTCATAACACCTTTAGATTCAATTTACATCTTTCCATATAGACATATAgaggatccccattttttttttaatagggattagttgtggggccATCACCACATTGAATTTCAATAATTTGAgctgtctatttttcaagttgcacttcttacatcattcttgcaaaatattaaccaaatcggaaatatttgaaacatctaattgggttcactGAAATTAATGAACACTTTAttctataagaaacaatgaaatttcaaagagatCCTCTCCTGATCTCTCCCACCAAATCCTAGGTATCCAAAGATCtgggtccttgaaatttgatccaacggttacaaacagggggtctctttaaaagttataataattgtagccgttggatcaaatttcaagggtccggATCTCTGGATCCCTAAGATTTGGAGGGAGAGATCATGAGGGATTTCTTCCcagcttttcatttttttggtctGAGTACGAGTGAGAGCTTTAGAGAGGAGAAGAAATCTTTTAGTGTTCCTGGAACACGGACACATACGctatatattattatacaatTGGAGAgatacttgaaaaataaaatatctccACTTATATAATGGCATATGACATACTGTCTCGTACTCaaggcacattgaaaaatctcttggaGAGGTCATCAATGTAGTCAGTAGGTTCattcaataaaatatttaatataattaggTAGCTAATTACATCGGTATCATAGTTAATGATAAAATTGAATTGTCAATATAATCCGAGATTGATCATGTTGATTGTTAAGCGGATCTATCTATGATGTGAATTGTTACTTCATCATGTGATGTTAAATATGTCAAATATCATAAAACGATACAAATACAACACGATCTGTTAAGATATCGAGTATGTCACAAAAATAACACAAACACGCAAACACGACGTGATCGCCGAGTCTAATTTCGGGCTCATGCTTATTTCCATTGTTAATTACCTACCCAATACATAGTTTTATTTTCATGGTCAATATTTATTTGGATAGTTTTATTGTCATCAAgaattccaaatttcaaattcatAAAACAAACATAAACTTAGgaattttcaattaaattacaaatttaatcaAAGATAAAATAGTCAtgcaaataagaaataaatgcAAATTTAGGGTTTAAATCAAAACCACATAAATGTtggattaaataaaaaaataaccatGTTAACTGGGTCCAAATTAAAAGAGTTGGAGCACTTTCcgtctttaattaattttaaaataaacttTTAAACATCCTTCAAATTATAATACTCCCTCTTTGAACACCTATCTTGCAAAATATGCTTCATCGTTTTCTAAACACAATTACGAGATGAGACTTGAGGACTCTTTGAATCTCTATCTTTCcatgaaataaataaatcatattTCCAGTATGTTAGGCATGGCATCCTTTATTTATTTGCAAATTGCATTACTTATTTAAGACTTCATCTTAGTTTAAGCATTTACATTGCGTAGGTTAGGCATTTCATCCTTTATTTATTTGCAAATTGCATTACTTGTTTAAGACTTCATCTTAGTTTAAGCATATACTTACCCTTCTAGTAAAAGATAAGTATATGCATACACCCAAATATATAGGTCCCAAgccaaaaagcaaagaaaacaagaccaaaaaagaaaacaaaaaggtgAGCCGTTAGCATCGCGACCGATAAAATAAACCAATATCAAGGAATATTGCCAtcttctttttatatataaatattattattaaggggTAGAGAGGGTTCGAaattatcataataatttaaaagaCGGGTAGTTTTGAACGCGAAATACATGGGTGAAAACACTCACTAAAATAATGAACCACATGCAATATTGCCATCTTCTTCCATAGGCAATATTCTTCATGTATGTATAGGCGGAGCCACCTATACATAGCCACCCTCGGCTGACTGGAGGCGGACTCGCCCACTGACATTGGTTCTTAAACAAAAAAGAGTACATGTAGTATCAACTTTCAAGCTAAAACCTCACTTAATAACCACTCTATTGAAATAGAACTTACATTTTGCCAACAACACCCCCACCCATAATTTTATGCCATATACAATAGAAAAGAAGCATAATGGACCTGATTGTAGGCATTGGCTACAATACTTACATGTATTACAATAATCATTTGACAATTAGTATAATTCatgtaattaaatatatttaataGAATCACTATCTGACCAAGGTAGGTGATTTGTATTAAATATATGTAATTATATTGTAATTTTATTATAATCCGGAGTTTTTCGTTCAAATTGATTTATGTTATCATTTTTGTTTACTTGCTCTGTTTGTtgtgtttcttcttcttgtttgtgCATATTATTTACtggattttaaaatgattttgatttaTGAATGTTGGTTGTTTTTGATAAATAACAGTGATTTCCTCAAACATAAAACGTTATGACTTAACATATAAGTGGTTCGTTTGTATATTTGgttgaactttttaattttactttgtTGTTTTAGGATGCCCCTATTACTAAATCAAAAGTTAGTTGGCGAACGaggaaaatttgaatttaaaacatCTTTTAACAATATTCTGTTAGTTTTCTAAAAAGGATACTTCGGATGCAGTCCCTAATTCTTAACAttatttgactaaaaccttaatggtattcaaagtttgatcaaagtcccttgactttgtacacctcattatattacaattaatattaatatttttatagttttgacattaattgtttgatattttatgagatttataatcctataaatttaaaattgctcattataatactattagaaacggttacaataaaaaaattcaaacattttggttgaataaatggataaaagctaagtaaaaataataaataataaatggcaaaagaatgtatccatagtgttaaaaatattggtacatttcacatataacaaagtggtacattaataaagaagaatgggtacattataaataaattagggtacatataaaagattaaaaaattatgagtacaaatgaatttttttaaaatataggcgctaaaagaaattaatacatgggtacaaaataaaactaaaaagaaaatactacaaatttaaaaaaacgttgcaaattaaaagtgggtacaaactaaaaatataaatatatgatacaaagtttaggcataaaaaataaatataccatatctaatttttctataattgattaaatatacaatgttacgtgacggtatacacattggtacaaacacaaataaaactttaaaaaatatgggcacaaaaagaaactaatatatgtgtacaaattaaaaatgaaaagaaaattggtacaaattaaaaagaggtacaaactaaaaataaaaatatatgataaaaacaatttagtcataaatataaatattctaattttaacatttttaacactaaaggaatatatttaaaaataaaaatattttattattcaaataattaatgatgttattaataccaaggaccttgatcaaaaataaaaaatgaatatgattttaatcaatggagtagcaaaaagaaaaatgtgaacctaatttctcattTCTAAAATCTCCATTAACAACGACGGCTTCAATGAAGGGCCTTACTGAGCATCTTTTTGTCGGTGGGGATTAGGGATGgacaaatacccattggttatgggtaaccgcggttacccgcccatttaaattaaatggttacggttatgggtaaccatttagataaataaacggttatgggtataaccgtttacccgtgaaatttaaatgggcggttatgggtattaaccgcggttacaaacgggtaaccgtttacccatttattttatatatgtaaaactaacacaaaccatgttctcgatccaataatacttagcacccaataaattagcaaggaattcatcgatccttctctcaataacactattacaggaatgatgattctcatcatcaaggaattggccaaattaatttaaattccttgcgggtaactgtgaaattgaaagaaatgcTTTGACataaatgtcttctaaacaatttttgtaacccaataatacttagaaaatattatatttaccttcattggtaacagttaaaaatatcgtccgtaaactattatttcaattattggaatggtataaggacttaaaaaattaaaatatggaaatgtatgatgaatgtacctataaccgtgtttaattgtcaaaaaaaaaaattatgacaattttttttttaattttcaagttgttaaaaaacatgtagacgggtgaaaaagggtaatggtaaaaaaaaaaagataaacgggttaaaaaggataaatgggtaaaaagatattaaatagttacggttaaatgggtatgcggttatgggtatggttaaccgtttataaacggtcatgggtatgggtataaccgtttaggcaattacccaacgggtaaacggttatgcgggtatgagcataaacggttatgggtaaattaaccgAGGTTACCCACCCaccataaccattgcccatccctagtggGGATGATGGCCTCTAACATTGATTTGAAACTAACTTGAATGAAATGAATCATAGACTTgcaaataaaaatgatttaGAAGTAAAGAATATGAAACTGTTTCAGTCCCAGCTGAATTTTAGAGAAAAGACAGAGTTTTGCAATTCACATAactatttttttacttctcacacattttttatttatttttgacctccgaatcaaatgaattgaagaagatcaatgactaaaaattaacaagagtatgtgaatagcactatccaaaaacaaaagatatTGGGTTGTTTTTCCGCTATTTCTTGATAGTGGAGCAGATTGCCAAAGGATTTGCAAACTTATCTACATTatatctctattaattaatgaaaccctctttgtcaaccaaaagagggtgaaaagactacttagtcttctatcacacacaaaaaatgatgggcaataatgtaatttcacaagtctaaattttactgttttttattgaagcctcacctataggtgatgttaaaatacctccaatattaacaaaaaaaaaaaaaaaaccaaaaaccaaaaacaaaaacctcacTCCCCCCCATGTTctgtctctcctctctccctctctccttctcattttctaaaaaaatgtgttcatacacacaaagtgtgtatgCAAATGCTAGTACTATTATTAAGAAAACCCTCATTGTTaacttttttttctattttacccTCAATTTTGATACAAACTATTGACAAagggagggcaaaatagtaattttgtacattttgacaaaatgacaatcatatccctatttttcctattttaccctcttttttatatttattttttcaattttaccctcacttttgatacacaatatttacataaggaggacaaAACAGTAATAATGTAATATTatatatgcacttattaagagaaattgttcacacacacaaagtgtatGCTCTCTGCTAGTTTTTTATTATGCACATGTGGAAAAAATCTTGAATCTGCCACTAATTTCTAATGTTGATATTAATTAACTTTCAACTTATCATAGAATAGGCTTCTCCGCTTATCAAATGACCAAGTTTTAAGATTCATTTAAACGTTTAGAAGAGATCTCAACTTCAAATCTTTCGTACCCCTATGGTGTTTGACAATAGTAAATCCATTAGGCTATAAATTATATTGCTAGTGTTACACAGTAGTAAATCCTTTAAGCTGAAAGTAATAGAGAATTAGCATGCAAATATTTCAGATAAAAATGCTACAAGAAGTAAATGCTTTTCAAGTTTTGGACAAAATGAAGTGGAAGTAGGGCTGGGTTTGGTTGGTAAATCGTGCCAAATTCCTTATGCCACATACCAACCACATATACATAATTACCGAAAATCAGTTACCGCTAGCCAACTGTCTTCTTGCGGTTGCCAAAAATCGGTTGAACCAAAATTATTGGCTGGTTCGGTTGGTAAATGGTACAACCGATGGTTTGCAAATAAGCTACAAAAACAACAGCTCAAGACCATGCACCAACCTGTAAACAACAAaccagaaaagagaaaaagaagttgCTGCTGCAATTTTTCAATTGATGATAAGTCAACATAATCATGACTtaacaaattaaaatgaaaatcaaattaaaacttAATAAGCCAATAACAATGTCAGCAAACATAATCCAAATAGTTATAAGTTCACAAACTCAAAAGTCTAACTAATATAATTGTCTAAGTTCAATTGTAGCAACTAatgcataaacaaaaaattcaaaacttaaaaGTATGGTTATGGTTATAAGATCCCCTTCTTATAATCCCAAAACAAATAACTTGTTGTTTTGATAATGCAACATCACCGAATTAGCATCAACCAATGCATGCGAAATGTTCCATGAATCAATTCTTCGAAGCACTTGGAATTGATGTTCTTGCTTGAGATGTAGAACCATCAACTATTTCAATTCAAATGTTACataaaaaaaagtataattAGAATAAGAAGTAATActgaataataaattaaaaatatcaataaataTTGGATTGAAGTACTATAATtagaattagaaaaaaaataaagcaatACCTACATTTTTCCAGTTCTTCACATGTCAAGCATGTAAAAAATACCTAAAATATctaaatagaatatatatatatatatatatatatatatatatatatatatatatatatatatatattggtaggTATGGCATACTGCCGGTTTACAAAATCCGATACCAAAGCCATACCATTAATTGTTAGTTTGGTATAATGCCAACCGATTATGAAAAAATGCCAAAACTATACCATACCAGTATGAACCAACATATATGATTCGGTTGGTAAATTGGTTTATGGCAAAATTTCCCACCCCTAAATGGAAGTATTTTAGTTAACAAAAGTAAATAAGATGAAAAGCAAGGTCCAAATACGAACAAATAAATTTATTAGCCACATCAGTTGGTGTCTAAAAATCTAGGATTTGTTTTGATGCTTATGATATTTACTCAATATTTTATACCAGTCCCTAACACAAGCACATTGTTTTCATTTGCAACGATCTTTTTTCCTTCAAAGGGGGTTAGTGCCTCGCATGCGACTGTTAAAGAAGAGCTAATCTTGTCTAATCAttctctgaaaaaaaaaaaaaaaaaaagcatctaAAGTTTAAGGGGAAAaaatggatgaagacatggatAATATTGAACTGTTTGTGACATATTAGAAGACAATAATTGAGTGGGTAGTAAGTACCTGTtttaatggaaaaaaaaaagtgttaacTGACAAAAATGTCTTAATCAATGAAAGTATGATAATATGTATAAGAGTATATGTTCAAATACAAAAATACTAATTAAAATTTCTCCACTAATGGAGAATTGAAGAATGGCAAACGTGCGTGCTTTGTGGTGGCATTGGATTGAAGGATTATATTAACCGATGCAGTGGCTTCATGTTGAATATCACACTTTGAGCTAGCTTGGTACTTGACCCACCGCCATGGATGAGTCCCTCTCCCACGCCGATATCTCATCAGATTCTGGTAGAAGACGCGGTGGTTGGATCACTTTCCCGTTCATCattggtctctctctctctctctctctctcatgtccTATTCACTAATCAATTAATTTGTATGGTCCATTTGCTATAGTATTGGCTACAAATTTCTCATTCTTTACGTGCAGGGATGAGACAGCACATATATAGAAATAAGACAGGTTGTTTGtgattatttttagaataacgAAAAGTTAGTTTAACAGTGTTTGACAGAAATTTTGAGAAACGTTTTCTAGAGAAGTACCTGTTCAGATAACACTCAAAAGTGACACTtgaattttaatcaaaattttaactttttctAATATAACTGTTTCTAGGAAAAACACTTCTTAGTAATTGCTCCCTTCATAAAGCAGTCTCAAATAGTCGGTTTATTGAGCAGGGGCTTTGGGAGGCTTGACACTTGCAGCTGGgggatggatctcaaatttgattGTGTTTCTGATTGAAGAGTTCAATGTAAACAGCATTGATGCTGCCCAGATCTCAAACGTAGTTTACGGTTCTGTCTGTTTTTTCCCCATCATTGGAGCAATCATAGCTGACTCATTCTTTGGCTCATTCTACGTTATCTCAATATCCTCATGCATTTCCTTGCTGgtaacaaaaaattcaatttctttACTACATGCTTTCACCACATGATTTCTGTGGTTATGGATAATACAATTTCTTGTCAATTTGATCTGAGATCATGTAGATTGTTCATCCTCATCCACTGACATCTGAACTGTCATTTCAATATTAGATTGGCAATCCAACATTATAACATGCAAGCTGATATAAGATATACGAATGTGTACTAGATAATCTCCATAAATATATGAACTAGGGTAGCATTCTAAATAATTGATAAATTCGTTGCAGGGCATCGTTCTCCTAGTTTTAACCGCAACGCTAAATTCGTTGAAGCCTCAACCTTGTGCTACCGGCTCAAAGTTATGCCAACCGACCTCGGCATTACAGTATGCAGTCTTCTACACCGGCATAACTCTCGCATCTCTTGGCTTGGGAGGTACCCGCTATACCTTGGCAACACTTGGGGCCAATCAATTTGACAAGCCTAAGCATCAAGCAAGTTTCTTCAACTGGTTCTTCTTTACTCTGTACTCTAGTATAGTGGTAGCCCTAACTGTCATTGTCTACGTTGAAGATAACCTCAGTTTTAAATGGGGGTTTGGTCTATGTGTCATCGCCAACCTAATCGGCATGGCCATTTTCTTCTCTGGAAGCCGTTTCTATAAATTCGATAAACCACAAGGGAGTCCATTTGTTGGTTTCGGTCGTGTTATTGTTGCCTCTGTTCGGAAAACAAGTCTCCAGCTATCAACTGAAAGAAAGAATTATTATTATGGACATGATGGAGTGACAAACAAGGTGGCTGCAGCAACACTTAGCAAGAGTTTCAGGTACAAACAGTATGGGTTAATTATATACGCAAGGTAGAGATAGAGAAATTAATATGCTCGACTTTAAAACCAAATTATATACGTTAGGTAGTGTTTTCTTGTCAAACAATTAGTTATGAGCATATACCTCTAtgcaaggagaaattttgggttcCAACAACTGAATCATGTGTCCGCACGGACCTAGACACAACACCACGTACCTCAACCATCTTGATTCGTTcctcaaaaaggaaaaaaaaaaaaaaaaaagctccgCCTTTGTCAATATGGTATGATAGTAGAGATGTCATTGAAATACACGTTGAATATAATGTGATGGTTTCTACCACCAAtatctattgatttcaaattaaATGTTCAAATTCAATCTTGTTCATATAGTCAAGCTATCCATGTGTCAAACCAAACGGACACATGTTAGGGACTTACATGTGAAGGGTGTGATGAGATTATTATGTCACGCTATAGAGATGAAGTCTAACTTAGTATATGTGATAATGAGTCTCTCTACCCACTTCCAGTTCGTTTAGAGGTTGGAATGTTCGATCAAATTTTACGAAATTTGACATTTTTTCAACCTATTTTTGGTTcaatttggtaattatttttTCTGCTATTTGCTTCCTTTCTAAAGTAAAATTGAATTCTGGAAGAGACTAGTTGAGTAGGCTAAAACCATTTACCAATGAACTTGATGTTCTTATTACCATTCCCCTTCCCTCACCATCGCTAtgatacaaaaaaataaaataaagtacaaaaaataaaataaaaaagtaaagttGAGTTCTATTTAAAAACGACATTAAAAGACTTCATATTTTCATGCAGATTCCTTAACCGTGCAGCACAGAAAATTGAAGGAGACGTGAAATCAGATGGCTCAATTGCGAAACCATGGAGCTTATGCACAACGCAACAAGTGGAAGATTTCAAGACCGTTCTAAGAATTTTTCCACTATGGTCTACAGCTTTATTCTTAGCTACCCCAATAGCAATCCAATCCAGCATGTCAGTCCTGCAGGCTCTAACCATGGACCGTCACATTGGCCCCCATTTTAAATTGCCATCTAGTTCTGTTATAGTCATTGTTCTATTCTCAACATCCATGTTTCTAACCCTAATTGATAGATTCTTATGCCCCATGTGGCAGAAGATCACTGGTGAGTTACCGTCTCCCCTCCAGCGTGTAGGAGTAGGACACGTGTTAACCATTCTCAGCATGACTGTTTCAGCAGTGATGGAGTCCAAAAGGCTCAAAATAGTGCAAGAACACCACCTCCAAGACCAGCCTGGTACTATTGTTCCAATGTCGATCTTTTGGCTTTTCCCACAGTTAGTTTTGGTAGGCATTGGAGATGCATTTCATTTTCCAGGACAGGTTGCATTGTTTTATCAAGAATTTCCCATGTCACTGCGAAGCACATCGACGGCCATGATCTCATTGATTATTGGGTTTGCATATTATGTAAGCACAGGTGTGGTTAATATGGTCCAAAGGGTTACTGGATGGTTACCAAACAATCTAAATAATGGGAAGCTGGACAATGTTTATTGGATGCTAGCTGTGCTGGGGGTGATAAACTTCGGCTATTATTTGTTGTGTGCTAAGTTGTACAGGTATCAAAATGTAAAGGGTGCAGATGGTAGTCCTGACCCAGATAGCTAGTGATAAGTGA encodes the following:
- the LOC126615745 gene encoding protein NRT1/ PTR FAMILY 2.7-like; the encoded protein is MDESLSHADISSDSGRRRGGWITFPFIIGALGGLTLAAGGWISNLIVFLIEEFNVNSIDAAQISNVVYGSVCFFPIIGAIIADSFFGSFYVISISSCISLLGIVLLVLTATLNSLKPQPCATGSKLCQPTSALQYAVFYTGITLASLGLGGTRYTLATLGANQFDKPKHQASFFNWFFFTLYSSIVVALTVIVYVEDNLSFKWGFGLCVIANLIGMAIFFSGSRFYKFDKPQGSPFVGFGRVIVASVRKTSLQLSTERKNYYYGHDGVTNKVAAATLSKSFRFLNRAAQKIEGDVKSDGSIAKPWSLCTTQQVEDFKTVLRIFPLWSTALFLATPIAIQSSMSVLQALTMDRHIGPHFKLPSSSVIVIVLFSTSMFLTLIDRFLCPMWQKITGELPSPLQRVGVGHVLTILSMTVSAVMESKRLKIVQEHHLQDQPGTIVPMSIFWLFPQLVLVGIGDAFHFPGQVALFYQEFPMSLRSTSTAMISLIIGFAYYVSTGVVNMVQRVTGWLPNNLNNGKLDNVYWMLAVLGVINFGYYLLCAKLYRYQNVKGADGSPDPDS